In the Streptomyces sp. SJL17-4 genome, TGCGGGGAGCGATGTCGTGTTCACTCAGGGCTGCAAACATCAATTCCCCCCGTTGTGTTCCGTATCCTGTGCCCGCGCATTTCCCGAGAGTTCCTCATGGAGCAGTTCCAGCACGCTCCGTACGCTCTCTCTACGGATGTCCGCGCGGTCGCCGTTCAACCTCAACGAGACCACTTTCCCGGCGCGGGCGCCCGTCGCGGCCGGGCCCGCGACCGCCACGTAGACGGTTCCGACCGGCTGTCCGTCCTGCGGATCGGGCCCCGCGACCCCGGTCGTCGAGACCCCCCAGTCCGCGCCGAGCCGGGCCCGTACACCGGCCGCCATCTGCAGCGCGACCTCGGGGTCCACCGCTCCGCGCTCGGCGAGCAGGGCCGCGTCGACACCGAGCAGCTCCTGCTTGAGGGCCGTGGCGTAGGCCGTGACCGACCCCCGGAAGGAGGCCGAGGCACCGGGCACTCCGGTGAGCTCCGCGGCCACCAGTCCGCCCGTGAGCGACTCCGCCGCGGCCAGCGTGTGACCACGCTCCGCGAGCAGCGCCAGCACCCGGGCGGCCGCGGTCATCGCGTCGCCGCCTCCGAGCGCGCGGCGGCCCGCTCGGCGGCGAGGCCCTTGCGGCGCAGCACGACCGCCTGGCGGACGTAGTCCAGACCGGTGACGACCGTCAGCACGACGGCCAACGCCATCACCCAGAAGCGCAGGGTGGCGAGCGGCCCGGTGAGCATCAGCACGTACATGCCGACCGCCGTGCCCTGGGCGAGCGTCTTGATCTTGCCGCCGCGGCTGGCCGGGATGACCCCGTGACGGATCACCCAGAACCGCATCAGGGTGATCCCCAGCTCGCGGGCGAGGATGACGCCGGTCACCCACCACGGCAGGTCCCCGAGCGAGGACAGCGAGATGAGTCCCGCCGCCATGATCGCCTTGTCGGCGATCGGGTCGGCGATCTTCCCGAAGTCCGTGACCAGGTTGTACGTACGGGCGAGGTGCCCGTCGAAGACGTCCGTGATCATGGCGACGGCGAACGCCGCCCACGCCCAGGCCCGCCATGCGGGATCGTGACCGCCGTCCTGGAGGAGCAGCAGCACGAAGGCCGGCACGAGCACGAGCCGGATCATGGTCAGGATGTTGGCGATGTTCCACAGGCTGGCCTGGTTGACGGCCGCCGTGCCCAGCTTGCCGCGGGGCGCCGGCCTACCGGTCCCGCCCGTCGCGGATGCCGGGACTCCGGTCATCTGCCTGCCTCCTCGAAAAGACACTCGGCCACCAGGTCGACGCCCTCCGTGCCGACGACCTTGGCCACGACCATACGGCCCGGAGCCAGGTCGGGGCTCGTACCGCCGGCCGTGGTGAGGACCACCTGACCGTCGGTCTCGGGCGCCTGGTGCGCGGCGCGGCCGATCACGCCGTCCTCGTCGTCCACGGACTCGACCAGTACTTCAAGGGTCTCTCCGATCCGCTCCTCCGCGCGCTGCGCGGTGAGCTCCTCGGCGAGCCGGGAGAGGTGGGCGAGGCGCGCGTCGACGACGTCCTGGTCGAGCTTGTGCTCGTAGGTGGCGGCCTCGGTGCCGTCCTCGTCGGAGTAGCCGAAGACACCGATGGCGTCGAGGCGGGCGTGGGTGACGAAGCGTTCCAGCTCGGCGAAGTCGGCCTCGGTCTCGCCGGGGAAGCCGACGATGAAGTTGGAGCGGGCACCGGCGGTCGGGGCCTTGGCCCGGATGGTCTCCAGGAGCTCCAGGAAGCGGTCGGTGTCACCGAAGCGGCGCATGGCCCGCAGCACGTCGGGGGCGCTGTGCTGGAAGGACAGGTCGAAGTACGGCACGACCTTGTCGGTCGACGTGAGGACGTCGATCAGACCGGGGCGCATCTCGGCGGGCTGGAGGTAGCTGACGCGGACGCGCTCGATGCCGTCGACCGCGGCGAGCTCGGGCAGCAGGCTCTCCAGGAGCCGGATGTCGCCGAGGTCCTTGCCGTACGAGGTGTTGTTCTCGGAGACCAGCATGACCTCCTTCACGCCCTGCTCGGCGAGCCAGCGCGTCTCGTTCAGCACGTCCGAGGGACGGCGCGAGACGAACGAGCCGCGGAAGGAGGGGATGGCGCAGAAGGAGCAGCGGCGGTCGCAGCCGGAGGCCAGCTTCACGGAGGCGACGGGGCTGGTGTCCAGCCGCCGGCGGAGCGGCGCGCGCGGTCCGGAGGCGGGCGCGAGACCGTCCGGCAGGTCGCTCGGTACGTCCTCGGGGGCGGAAGCCGGGACGGCGGCGGGAGCGGGCGCGTCCACGACGCCGTGACCCGGGAGGGCGACCGCGGCGGCGGCCGCCTGGCGCTCCACCGGCGAGAGCGGCAGCAGCTTGCGCCGG is a window encoding:
- a CDS encoding CinA family protein; the encoded protein is MTAAARVLALLAERGHTLAAAESLTGGLVAAELTGVPGASASFRGSVTAYATALKQELLGVDAALLAERGAVDPEVALQMAAGVRARLGADWGVSTTGVAGPDPQDGQPVGTVYVAVAGPAATGARAGKVVSLRLNGDRADIRRESVRSVLELLHEELSGNARAQDTEHNGGN
- the pgsA gene encoding CDP-diacylglycerol--glycerol-3-phosphate 3-phosphatidyltransferase, with translation MTGVPASATGGTGRPAPRGKLGTAAVNQASLWNIANILTMIRLVLVPAFVLLLLQDGGHDPAWRAWAWAAFAVAMITDVFDGHLARTYNLVTDFGKIADPIADKAIMAAGLISLSSLGDLPWWVTGVILARELGITLMRFWVIRHGVIPASRGGKIKTLAQGTAVGMYVLMLTGPLATLRFWVMALAVVLTVVTGLDYVRQAVVLRRKGLAAERAAARSEAATR
- the rimO gene encoding 30S ribosomal protein S12 methylthiotransferase RimO, with the protein product MPERRTVALVTLGCARNEVDSEELAGRLAADGWELVENAEDADVAVVNTCGFVEAAKKDSVDALLEANDLKDHGRTQAVVAVGCMAERYGKELAEALPEADGVLGFDDYSDISNRLQTILSGGSVEAHTPRDRRKLLPLSPVERQAAAAAVALPGHGVVDAPAPAAVPASAPEDVPSDLPDGLAPASGPRAPLRRRLDTSPVASVKLASGCDRRCSFCAIPSFRGSFVSRRPSDVLNETRWLAEQGVKEVMLVSENNTSYGKDLGDIRLLESLLPELAAVDGIERVRVSYLQPAEMRPGLIDVLTSTDKVVPYFDLSFQHSAPDVLRAMRRFGDTDRFLELLETIRAKAPTAGARSNFIVGFPGETEADFAELERFVTHARLDAIGVFGYSDEDGTEAATYEHKLDQDVVDARLAHLSRLAEELTAQRAEERIGETLEVLVESVDDEDGVIGRAAHQAPETDGQVVLTTAGGTSPDLAPGRMVVAKVVGTEGVDLVAECLFEEAGR